In the Chryseobacterium sp. MYb264 genome, one interval contains:
- a CDS encoding efflux RND transporter periplasmic adaptor subunit — translation MKIKYKIFSLVLVTLFAVSCGEKVATAEAQGEVKTEEDHEENPQTIAELTQDQMKSVGVTLGAIVMKELTSTVKANGLLRVPNNRKAIVTSLYGGVIRTINFQIGDFVKKGEVLATISNPEYIQLQEQYLTVNSRISFAEQEFRRQKELFDNDAGAKKNLQSADAELKTLRTQKASLKRQLQMMGISPETVNNRNLKSGLVITAPISGTISTIHAQIGSYVDISAPVLEIIDNHSIHLDLQVFEKDLSKMRIGQVVHFKLTNNPETEYDATVYSVGSTFENESKTISVHANVIGNKTGLIDGMNITGIVSLDKSSTPAIPDEAIVEADGKYYVFVQSDKKPDEHEKVGNESKQGGKSENQQKTMAFEKIEIVKGASDMGYTAITSLVEIPSNAKIVVKGAFFVNAKLVNSGEHEH, via the coding sequence ATGAAAATCAAATATAAAATCTTCTCCTTAGTTTTGGTCACACTCTTTGCCGTTAGTTGTGGGGAAAAAGTTGCCACAGCAGAAGCTCAGGGGGAAGTTAAAACGGAAGAGGATCACGAAGAAAACCCTCAGACCATTGCGGAGCTGACGCAAGACCAAATGAAATCTGTCGGTGTAACTTTAGGAGCTATTGTAATGAAGGAGCTGACTTCAACGGTGAAGGCCAATGGTTTGCTGCGGGTTCCGAATAATAGAAAAGCAATCGTAACTTCTCTATATGGCGGAGTGATTAGAACAATTAATTTCCAGATTGGGGATTTTGTGAAAAAGGGGGAGGTGCTGGCAACCATCAGCAATCCAGAATATATTCAGCTGCAGGAACAATATCTAACGGTTAACAGCCGGATCTCTTTTGCTGAGCAGGAATTCAGAAGACAGAAAGAACTCTTTGATAACGATGCGGGAGCCAAAAAGAATCTTCAAAGTGCTGATGCGGAGCTGAAAACTCTGAGAACCCAAAAAGCCTCTCTGAAACGTCAGCTTCAGATGATGGGAATCAGCCCGGAAACAGTCAATAACAGGAATTTAAAATCAGGATTGGTTATTACGGCGCCAATCAGCGGAACGATCAGCACTATTCATGCACAGATCGGAAGTTATGTCGATATTTCAGCACCGGTTTTGGAAATTATTGATAACCATTCAATCCATCTCGATCTGCAGGTTTTTGAAAAAGATTTATCTAAAATGAGAATCGGCCAGGTTGTTCATTTTAAACTGACCAATAATCCTGAAACAGAATATGATGCGACGGTCTATAGTGTAGGCTCTACTTTTGAAAATGAAAGCAAGACCATTTCTGTTCACGCCAATGTGATAGGAAATAAAACAGGCCTTATCGACGGAATGAATATCACCGGAATCGTTAGTCTCGATAAGAGCAGTACCCCTGCTATTCCTGATGAAGCCATTGTTGAGGCGGACGGGAAATATTATGTTTTTGTTCAGTCGGATAAAAAACCTGACGAACATGAAAAGGTAGGTAATGAAAGTAAACAAGGAGGAAAGTCTGAAAATCAACAAAAAACGATGGCTTTTGAAAAAATTGAAATCGTAAAAGGAGCTTCGGATATGGGCTATACGGCTATTACGTCACTCGTTGAAATTCCTTCGAACGCTAAAATTGTGGTAAAAGGAGCATTCTTTGTGAATGCAAAATTAGTTAATTCTGGTGAGCATGAACATTAA
- a CDS encoding CusA/CzcA family heavy metal efflux RND transporter: MLDKIIKFSIRNKIVIGIMTLMLIVWGIASASRLPVDAVPDITNNQVQIITVCPTLAGQEVEQLVTFPIEQSIANVPDIEETRSISRFGLSVITVVFKESVDIYFARQLISEQLKQASEEIPKGVGTPEMAPVSTGLGEVYQYILHPKKGSEKKYSSKELRTMQDWIVRRQLNGTPGVAEINSFGGELKQYEVAIDPSRLKAMGVSITDIFTALEKNNQNTGGAYIDKKPNAYFIRGIGIVTSIDDIKNIAVKNETGSVPIFIKDVANVGLGHAVRYGALTYNGEVDAVGGVVMMLKGANSNEVVQRIKDKIPTIQKSLPNNVVIEPFLDRTDLVGRAIKTVENNLIEGALIVIFVLVLFLGNFRAGLIVASAIPLSLLFALGMMNVFGVSANLMSLGAIDFGLIVDGAVIIVEATLHHLGLRKTNTILTQSEMDEEVFISASKIRSSAAFGEIIILIVYIPILTLVGVEGKMFTPMAKTVGFAILGALILSLTYIPMMTALLLSKKPLNKENFSDKMMNRLQKIYQPLLEKALKIKYGLVGGTVALFVVAAWIFGRMGGEFIPQLQEGDYAFHCILPQGSSLSQSIETSMQASRIIKQFDEVKMVVGKTGAAEVPTDPMPPEATDLIVVLKPQKEWKIKKSYEALADEISEKLETIPGVFFEKNQPIQMRFNELMTGIRQDVAVKIFGENLDSLSIYADKTAKIIQSVQGVTSPQIERVSGLPQINVEYDRIRMANYGLDIEEVNSAVSTAFAGQSAGQVFENERRFDLVVRLDSLHRTNIDDVNNLMIATNSGAQIPLAQVANISYKLGPAQISREAGKRRIVIGFNIKDRDVQSVVEEIQQKLDQKIKLPSGYYFTYGGQFENLKAASERLTIAVPVSLMLIFMLLYFTFHSLKQAALIFTAIPMSAIGGVFALLSRDMPFSISAGIGFIALFGVAVLNGIVLIGTFNQLEKEGENNILKRVMEGTKTRLRPVLMTATVASLGFLPMAVSTGAGAEVQKPLATVVIGGLVTATFLTLFVLPMLYIIFNSDINFKKIRSKPLVTVLISGFLLCGQTFKAQEGNVLTVEQAIQIALKNSDLLKSKDWEIQSAEALKPTAKELPKMNVDAQLGQYNSKKFDQSFSISQTIPFPTLFKAKKELIGEEIKGKQINREVSENELIKQVRTYYDQIEYLQYNQSKLKNLDSLYNDFIRIATVRFKAGDVKKIEINTAETQKGEINLLLKQNEVYLTNAYKKLKNILNTTEDLSVPFVENYQLLKVYDVLDSSSVARHPSVKIFYQEMEIAEKNKNVEKSLGLPEFSLGYTNQSLIGFQTVNGMEQYFNGGNRFHSATVGVSIPLTFGATKARIKSWDYLKQAAESNAKFQQKQLETALGNTLQQYRQNLNQYEYYLNQAIPNVEKITKAGQLGYKTGEISYVEYLFALQTATDIQLKYLQSIQQVNESVITINSIINQ; the protein is encoded by the coding sequence ATGCTCGATAAAATCATAAAATTCAGCATCAGGAATAAAATTGTCATTGGTATAATGACCTTGATGTTAATTGTCTGGGGTATAGCGAGTGCGTCCAGACTACCGGTTGATGCCGTACCTGACATCACTAATAATCAGGTACAAATTATTACTGTTTGCCCCACTTTAGCAGGGCAGGAAGTGGAACAGTTAGTTACATTTCCCATTGAACAGAGTATTGCGAATGTTCCTGATATCGAAGAAACGAGAAGTATCTCACGATTCGGACTTTCTGTAATTACCGTGGTTTTTAAAGAAAGTGTAGATATTTATTTTGCCCGTCAATTAATCAGTGAACAGCTGAAACAGGCTTCCGAAGAAATTCCAAAAGGGGTGGGTACCCCTGAAATGGCTCCTGTAAGTACAGGTTTAGGGGAAGTCTACCAGTATATTCTCCATCCGAAAAAAGGAAGTGAGAAAAAATACAGCAGTAAAGAACTGAGAACCATGCAGGACTGGATCGTCCGCCGGCAACTCAACGGAACTCCCGGCGTTGCAGAAATAAACAGTTTTGGAGGCGAATTGAAACAATATGAAGTTGCCATCGATCCGAGCCGTCTGAAAGCAATGGGAGTCAGTATTACAGATATTTTCACAGCTTTAGAAAAAAATAATCAAAATACGGGCGGAGCTTATATTGATAAAAAACCTAATGCTTACTTCATTCGTGGAATCGGGATTGTCACTTCTATTGATGATATCAAAAATATTGCGGTAAAAAATGAAACGGGAAGTGTTCCGATTTTTATTAAAGATGTGGCTAATGTTGGTCTTGGACATGCCGTCCGCTACGGAGCTTTAACGTATAATGGTGAAGTTGATGCTGTTGGCGGTGTTGTTATGATGTTGAAAGGAGCGAATAGCAATGAAGTCGTTCAACGGATTAAAGATAAGATTCCTACCATTCAGAAATCGCTTCCGAATAATGTGGTTATTGAACCGTTTTTAGACCGCACGGATTTGGTGGGAAGAGCCATAAAAACGGTTGAAAATAACTTAATTGAAGGGGCTCTGATTGTCATTTTCGTATTGGTTCTTTTCCTTGGAAATTTTAGAGCGGGATTAATTGTGGCTTCGGCCATACCGTTATCCCTTTTGTTTGCTTTGGGAATGATGAATGTGTTCGGTGTTAGTGCCAATTTAATGAGTCTTGGCGCTATTGATTTTGGGCTTATTGTCGACGGTGCGGTAATTATTGTTGAGGCGACACTGCATCATTTAGGACTAAGAAAAACCAATACAATCCTCACTCAATCTGAAATGGATGAGGAGGTCTTTATTTCGGCATCAAAAATCAGAAGCAGTGCAGCTTTCGGAGAAATTATCATCTTAATCGTTTATATTCCCATTTTGACCTTAGTGGGTGTTGAAGGAAAAATGTTTACGCCAATGGCAAAAACGGTTGGGTTCGCTATTTTGGGAGCGTTAATTTTATCATTAACCTATATTCCAATGATGACTGCGTTACTTTTATCTAAAAAGCCCTTAAACAAAGAAAACTTTTCGGATAAGATGATGAATAGACTTCAGAAAATCTACCAGCCTTTACTGGAAAAAGCCTTGAAAATAAAATACGGACTGGTTGGCGGAACAGTGGCTTTATTTGTCGTTGCTGCCTGGATATTCGGAAGAATGGGAGGTGAATTTATTCCTCAGTTACAGGAAGGGGATTATGCTTTTCACTGTATTCTTCCCCAGGGGAGTTCTTTAAGCCAAAGTATTGAAACGTCGATGCAGGCTTCCAGAATTATTAAACAGTTTGACGAGGTTAAAATGGTTGTGGGAAAAACCGGGGCTGCCGAAGTTCCGACTGACCCAATGCCGCCTGAAGCAACCGATCTTATTGTTGTTTTAAAACCTCAGAAAGAATGGAAAATAAAAAAATCCTATGAAGCATTAGCGGATGAGATTTCCGAAAAATTAGAAACGATTCCCGGAGTTTTCTTTGAGAAAAACCAACCCATCCAAATGCGTTTTAATGAACTGATGACCGGGATACGTCAGGATGTTGCCGTGAAAATATTTGGTGAAAATCTGGATTCCTTAAGCATCTATGCAGACAAAACGGCAAAAATTATTCAGTCGGTACAAGGTGTTACTTCTCCACAAATTGAGCGTGTAAGTGGGCTCCCGCAAATCAACGTGGAGTACGACCGGATAAGAATGGCCAATTACGGTTTGGATATCGAAGAGGTGAATAGTGCTGTAAGCACAGCCTTTGCAGGACAATCTGCCGGTCAGGTATTTGAAAATGAAAGGCGGTTTGACTTAGTGGTTCGTCTCGACAGTCTTCACAGAACGAATATTGATGATGTGAATAATCTGATGATTGCGACGAATTCCGGAGCGCAGATTCCACTAGCTCAGGTGGCGAATATCAGTTATAAGCTTGGCCCGGCTCAGATCAGTCGTGAAGCAGGAAAACGGAGAATTGTGATCGGTTTTAATATAAAAGATCGGGATGTTCAAAGTGTTGTTGAAGAGATTCAGCAAAAATTGGATCAGAAAATAAAATTACCTTCAGGTTACTATTTCACCTACGGTGGGCAGTTTGAAAATTTGAAAGCTGCAAGTGAACGCCTAACGATTGCTGTGCCGGTTTCATTAATGTTGATTTTCATGTTGTTGTATTTTACGTTCCATTCGCTGAAGCAGGCCGCATTGATTTTTACGGCTATTCCGATGAGTGCGATCGGGGGAGTTTTTGCTTTACTGTCGAGAGATATGCCTTTCAGTATTAGCGCAGGAATAGGTTTTATCGCCTTATTTGGTGTTGCTGTTTTAAACGGAATTGTTTTGATCGGTACTTTTAATCAATTAGAAAAAGAAGGCGAAAACAATATTTTAAAGCGGGTCATGGAAGGTACGAAAACACGGTTAAGGCCTGTTTTAATGACCGCGACAGTGGCTTCCCTCGGGTTTTTACCAATGGCAGTTTCCACAGGAGCGGGCGCGGAAGTTCAAAAGCCTTTAGCGACCGTTGTTATCGGAGGTCTGGTAACGGCTACTTTCCTGACCCTATTTGTGTTGCCTATGCTGTATATTATTTTTAATTCTGATATTAATTTTAAAAAGATACGATCAAAGCCTTTGGTTACCGTTCTCATTTCGGGCTTTTTATTGTGCGGACAAACCTTTAAAGCCCAGGAGGGGAATGTCTTGACGGTTGAGCAGGCTATTCAGATAGCTTTAAAAAACAGTGATCTGCTGAAGTCCAAAGATTGGGAGATTCAATCTGCTGAAGCTTTAAAGCCTACGGCAAAAGAACTTCCAAAAATGAATGTAGATGCTCAGTTGGGACAATATAATTCCAAGAAGTTTGATCAGTCTTTTTCTATCTCTCAAACCATTCCGTTTCCGACGTTATTTAAGGCAAAAAAAGAATTAATAGGGGAGGAAATTAAAGGAAAGCAGATCAACAGGGAGGTTTCCGAAAATGAGCTTATCAAGCAGGTCAGGACCTATTATGATCAAATTGAATATCTGCAGTATAATCAATCGAAATTGAAGAATCTGGATAGTTTATATAACGATTTTATCAGAATTGCAACGGTAAGATTTAAAGCCGGCGATGTTAAGAAAATTGAAATTAATACTGCAGAAACGCAGAAAGGTGAAATTAATTTATTACTGAAACAGAACGAAGTGTATTTGACAAATGCGTACAAAAAATTGAAGAATATTTTAAATACAACAGAAGATCTCTCCGTTCCGTTTGTCGAAAACTATCAGCTGTTGAAAGTGTATGATGTTTTGGATAGTTCTTCAGTTGCCCGACATCCTTCAGTGAAGATTTTTTATCAGGAAATGGAAATTGCCGAAAAGAATAAAAATGTCGAAAAATCCCTGGGTCTTCCTGAGTTTAGCCTAGGTTATACCAATCAGTCTCTGATTGGTTTTCAGACAGTCAACGGAATGGAGCAGTATTTCAACGGAGGGAATCGTTTTCACTCGGCGACAGTCGGTGTTTCAATCCCTTTGACCTTTGGGGCGACAAAAGCAAGAATAAAGTCATGGGATTATTTAAAACAGGCGGCGGAATCGAATGCGAAATTTCAGCAAAAACAATTGGAAACGGCATTGGGAAATACCTTACAGCAATACAGGCAGAATTTAAATCAATATGAATATTATCTCAATCAGGCAATTCCGAATGTCGAGAAAATTACAAAAGCCGGACAACTAGGATATAAAACAGGAGAAATTTCTTATGTGGAATATCTTTTTGCCTTACAGACAGCAACCGATATTCAGTTGAAATACCTGCAGTCTATTCAGCAGGTTAATGAATCTGTTATTACTATTAATTCAATTATCAATCAATAA
- a CDS encoding DUF6660 family protein, which yields MNILRLLLTIYFLVLSLLPCGDVDAQSPGINEVLQVTFQTDHHSKDKTDLCSPLCSCNCCQITVASFKTEPVISFPEQINSYYSKKILFQKNDFAYLVYDQIWQPPKI from the coding sequence GTGAACATTTTGAGACTATTGCTTACAATTTATTTTTTGGTGTTGTCATTACTGCCATGTGGTGATGTTGATGCACAGTCTCCGGGTATCAATGAGGTTTTGCAGGTCACTTTCCAGACCGATCATCATTCGAAAGATAAGACCGATCTCTGTTCTCCACTATGTTCATGCAATTGTTGCCAGATTACGGTAGCTTCTTTTAAAACCGAACCTGTGATTTCTTTTCCGGAACAAATTAACAGCTATTATTCAAAAAAAATTCTTTTTCAGAAAAATGATTTCGCCTATTTGGTATACGATCAGATCTGGCAACCGCCCAAAATTTAA
- a CDS encoding TetR/AcrR family transcriptional regulator has protein sequence MERKSAAGNIRNKERSKKKFLDAVGKILKTKGYAALKINHIAATAGVDKKMIYTYFGGMDGLLDEYIRSQDYWSNVTADKVMPDVDDGGRKIIEGMLQMQYEYVFSNKDAQKLLLWRLAESRKALRKMTDTQEANGEYIFKNIADPHFGEHAEEFRSVMAIMVAGLYYLNMYSSVNGDTFCGINLTTSEGRDQIKKAISFMTSLTYENL, from the coding sequence ATGGAAAGAAAATCGGCCGCGGGCAACATCCGTAATAAGGAAAGAAGTAAAAAGAAATTTTTGGATGCAGTAGGAAAAATTCTCAAGACCAAAGGATATGCCGCTTTAAAGATCAATCATATTGCCGCCACAGCGGGCGTGGATAAGAAGATGATCTATACTTATTTTGGAGGGATGGATGGCCTTTTGGATGAGTATATCCGTTCTCAGGACTACTGGAGCAATGTAACGGCCGACAAAGTGATGCCCGACGTGGATGATGGCGGAAGAAAAATTATTGAAGGGATGCTACAGATGCAGTATGAATATGTTTTCAGCAACAAAGATGCACAAAAGCTTCTGCTCTGGAGACTTGCGGAATCCCGCAAAGCCTTGAGGAAAATGACAGATACTCAGGAGGCTAACGGAGAATATATCTTTAAAAATATTGCAGACCCTCATTTTGGTGAACATGCCGAGGAGTTTCGTTCGGTAATGGCGATTATGGTAGCGGGGCTTTATTATCTTAATATGTATTCTTCGGTAAATGGCGATACATTTTGTGGTATTAATTTAACAACTTCGGAAGGGAGGGATCAGATCAAAAAGGCCATTTCTTTTATGACTTCACTGACTTATGAAAATCTTTGA
- a CDS encoding glycoside hydrolase family 28 protein, with amino-acid sequence MIKFAFALTFALSISLSAQYKPWTSAKQPLSEIQALKKQIKKPEFRKVDYLITDFGAVGDGKTKNTEAFKKAIEKCSAEGGGRVVVPKGVFLTGAIYLKSNVNLHLSDGSTILFSQDSNDYPIVFTRWEGMECMNYSSLIYAYEEENIAVTGKGTLDGNANLDNWWFWCGATKYGYNESRPGRQNPARAKLHEYMAERKPARERIFGDGYYLRPNFVQPYKSKNFYMADVLVKNSPMWNLNPVLCENVLIERVKVISHGPNNDGFDPEACKNVWIKDSYFDTGDDCIAIKSGRDEDGRDIGRPAENHIIENCEMKDGHGGVVIGSEIAGGAKNIYAVGNVMDSKNLDRALRIKTSSSRGGTIENVFFYNTKVGAYKEAAVRFNMHYEKPGNHIPTMRNIWVENLTVDKGGKYAVFSDAYETSPVTDFTMINAKMVGVQIPYKVDYMKNVTLKNVTVNGQPLTELKP; translated from the coding sequence ATGATAAAATTCGCCTTCGCTCTTACTTTTGCTCTTTCGATATCACTATCAGCGCAATATAAACCGTGGACTTCCGCCAAACAGCCTCTATCAGAAATTCAGGCCTTAAAAAAACAGATCAAAAAACCGGAATTCAGAAAAGTAGACTATCTGATCACAGATTTCGGAGCTGTTGGAGACGGAAAGACCAAAAATACAGAAGCTTTCAAAAAAGCAATTGAAAAATGCAGTGCCGAAGGCGGAGGAAGAGTGGTCGTTCCAAAAGGTGTCTTCCTGACAGGAGCTATTTATTTAAAATCCAATGTCAATCTTCATCTAAGTGATGGTTCCACCATTTTATTCAGTCAGGACAGCAACGACTATCCTATTGTTTTTACGCGTTGGGAAGGAATGGAATGTATGAATTATTCATCACTGATTTATGCTTATGAAGAAGAAAATATTGCCGTTACCGGAAAAGGGACTTTGGATGGAAATGCCAATTTAGATAACTGGTGGTTCTGGTGTGGTGCTACAAAATACGGATATAACGAATCCCGCCCCGGAAGACAAAACCCTGCCCGTGCTAAGCTTCATGAATATATGGCGGAAAGAAAACCGGCAAGAGAAAGAATTTTCGGAGACGGATATTATCTAAGACCTAATTTTGTTCAGCCTTATAAATCTAAAAACTTCTATATGGCAGATGTCTTGGTCAAGAACTCTCCCATGTGGAATCTGAATCCTGTTTTGTGTGAAAATGTACTGATTGAAAGAGTAAAAGTCATCAGCCACGGCCCAAACAACGACGGTTTTGATCCCGAAGCGTGTAAAAATGTGTGGATTAAAGATTCATATTTCGATACAGGAGACGACTGTATCGCCATTAAATCAGGAAGAGACGAGGACGGAAGAGATATCGGAAGACCTGCGGAAAACCATATTATTGAAAACTGTGAAATGAAAGACGGCCACGGAGGCGTGGTGATCGGAAGTGAGATTGCAGGAGGAGCTAAAAATATTTATGCTGTTGGAAATGTGATGGACAGTAAAAATCTGGACAGAGCTTTAAGAATTAAAACAAGCTCAAGCCGTGGTGGAACTATTGAAAACGTATTTTTCTACAATACCAAAGTGGGTGCTTACAAAGAGGCAGCTGTACGTTTCAACATGCACTATGAAAAACCAGGAAATCATATTCCGACGATGAGAAATATCTGGGTAGAAAATTTAACCGTGGATAAAGGCGGAAAATATGCGGTATTTTCTGACGCTTACGAAACTTCCCCTGTAACGGATTTCACGATGATTAATGCTAAAATGGTTGGCGTTCAGATTCCGTATAAAGTGGATTATATGAAAAATGTGACCCTAAAAAATGTAACTGTTAACGGTCAGCCTTTAACTGAGTTAAAACCATAA